The Tautonia plasticadhaerens nucleotide sequence ACCTGTTCCACATCGACTACGAGCCGGCCGCCCCGCTCGTGGACAGCCAGCAATTGCTCGAGGAGGAAGAGGCGATCCGGTCCGGTGAGGCCCGCAAGCCGACCTCGCTGATGGAGCTCGCCGGCTTCACGGACGACTCGCGCCCCCGACCCCCTGCTGCCCCCAGGGCCTCGAAGCCCCGGCCCGAGCCCGGCCCCCCGGACGGCCCCGGTGTCCAGGGCCCGGAGGCCGAGCCCGTCGGGGACGACCCGCCCCTCGCCGCTCCCCCCGCACAGGACCAGGATGACGACTTCTTCAAGCTGATCGAGGACGAGGTCCGAAATAAACGCGGCTGACCCGTCCCCCACCCCAATGATCCTCCCCTCGATGGCCTCCCGATCTCGACGCCGATCGGGACGGCCCGGAGGGTCGTCCGACTCGACGACGGCCCGATCGACCCGCTCTGGTGCCGGTCCCCTTCGGGACGATCGCCCCGACCGTCACCATCCCGCCTCCCGGTGCGGGCGGCGTGACAGATTCGCTTGATAGAACACGACCTCCGGCCGAAGAAGTCCCCGATTTCGGCCGATGGGCGTCCGGGATCCGCGTCGATGCTGGAGGGCGAGCACAGGGTTCGTCCTCCGGCAGAGGCGTGATGGCTCCGACCGACCGTTCGCGACGTCTCCCGGGCCGACCCCTTGAGATCCGACCCACGACGAGGGGCAGGGGGCGCGTCGCCCCCGGCCGCTGGGAAGTGAGAGGTGGTTGCAATGACTGAGCGACACCCGCGGCGGGGCAACGGAACGACGAGAACCCGACGCCGACCGGCCCCGATCACGCCGGAGGCACTCGAAGGCCGACACCTGCTGGCCTACACCCCACTCGGCTTCTCGATCCCCGACCTGGCGATCCTGAACGCCTACACCGGCCCGGTCGCGGCCTATGGGGGCGAGATCGCCGTCACGGTCGACGTCTCCAACCTCGGCCAGAGTTCGATCCCCGAGCCCCTGGCCCAGTTCCCCGGTCAGGCCAGCGCGGCCGATGCCGGGCCGTCCGAGATCGAGGTGTATTACACCAATCAGGCCCACTCCCCCTTCGGCGATCGGATCCTGCTGGGGACGATCAGCGTGCCGGCGGTGCCCCAGAACCGGCTCGTCCAGGTGACCGGGGTCGTCAGCCTGCCCGAGGAGCCGCCGGCCGGCTATCCCGGGGTCGGCTCGAACGGATTCATCACCCTGGAACTCGACCCCGATCGGGACGTCCGGGATCTGGACCGCACCAACAACGTCTTCCGACCCGCGGCCTCGTTCCTGCTGGTCCCGGACCTGCCCGACCTGCAGGCGATCGCCCTGGGGCTGCCCCCGGTCCTCAATCCGGGGGACACGATCGTCCCCCAGGTCAAGGTCGCCAACTATGGCGCCGCCCCGACGATCGACCAGGCCCCGGTGGTCGTCCAGGTGGTCGCCTCGCTCGACGAGGCGTTCGGGCCGGGGGACATCGTGCTGGGGACCTTCACCGTCGGCAACATCCTCCCGCTCTCCTTCGCCCCGACGGAGCGGTTCGTCCCGGGGGACCAGACCCTCCTGGATCGCCCGAACGTCGCCGTGCTCGACGCCATGCAGCCGGTGACGCTTCCCGAGACCGGGGCCCCGTACTTCGTCGGCGTGGTGGTCGACCCGCAGGACGAGATCCGGGAGATCAGCGAGCTGGACCGCGGCCCGGACCCGACCCTGGAACTCGCCCGGCTGGTGGACGACTCGGGCCTCGGTCTGCCCCCGGCCGGGGTGATCGGCCCGGCCGCCGAGGCCGATCGGCCCTTCCCCTACCCGCCGTTCGACACGCCGACGGGGACCTCGGAGGGGCCCGTCGATCCCGGCACGCCCCCGTCGCCGGGCGAGCCTGTGCCCCGGCCGGCCCGCCGTCGGGTCTTCGCCGAGCGGCTGGCCGCCCGGCTCCAGCTCCAGGACCGGGGCCCGATCGCCCCGATGGCCGGGCTCCGGGCCCGCCCCGTCGAGCTGGCCCAGCGGCTGGCCGCCCTGCGGGCGGCTCGTCGACCGGGCTGAGTCCGGCTCGCCGAATGCAGGGTCGTCGAGGGGCGGGTCCGGGATACTCCCCCGGATCCGCCTCGACCGGCCGGGGGAGCGGGTCGGCTTGACCGGCCGGTTCGGGGGGGCCTAGAATCGCTCCTCCCGACCGAGACGGATCCGTCCCGATCCGCGATCGGGACCCGACGCCTTGCCTCCTCCCGCCTTTAGAACCGATCGCCCGCACCATGACGCGCCAATATGTGAAGCAGCTTGCCAACGGCGAGGCGGTCGATGAGGTCTTCCTCGTCGCCGAGAAGCAGCTCCGGTCCAACCGCCAGGGGCAGCTCTACCTCCAACTCGACCTGAGGGACCGATCCGGCCTGATCGGGGCCCGGCTCTGGAACGCGTCCGAGGATCAGGCCCGGTTGTTCGACGCGGGAGATTATTTGAAGGTCAAGGGGAAGGTCCAGATCTTCCAGGGGGCCGCCCAGCTGATCCTCTCCCAGATCGACCCGACCCCTGCCGAGGGGATCGACCCGGGCGAGTTCCTGCCGCAGGCGTCCCGGGGCGTCTCCGAGATGACCGCCCGGCTCCGGCAACTCCTGATGGGGGTCTCGGATCCCCACCTCCGCGCCCTCGCCGAGTGCTACCTGATCGACGACGACTTCCTCCGGCGATTCACCACCGCCCCGGCGGGGGTCAGGGTGCACCACGCCTACCAGGGCGGGCTGCTCGAGCACGTCCTGACGCTGATGGAGATGGCCGACCGAATCGCCGGGCTCTACCAGGGGCTCGACCGGGACCTCCTGCTGCTCGGCATCTTCCTGCACGACTCGGGCAAGGTGTATGAGCTGGACTACGACCGCGCCTTCGGCTACACCGACGAGGGGCAGCTCGTCGGGCACATCGTGATCGGGGTGGAGCTGCTCAGCGAGAAGGTCAGGCGGACGGTCGACCTGACGGGTGAGGCGTTCCCGGTCGAGCGGTTGATGCGCCTGAAGCACATGATCGTCAGCCATCACGGGCCCCCGGCTTTCGGCAGCCCAAAGCCGCCGATGACCCCCGAGGCGATCGCGCTGCACTACCTGGACAACCTCGACGCCAAGGTGCACGCCTTCTCCCGACAGATCCGGGATGACCCGACGATCGGCTCGGCCTGGACCTCCTATGACGCGAACCTCGGCCACCGCCTCTACAAGGGCGCCCCGACGGCCGAGGAAGGCTCCGAGCCCGGCGAATGGTCTGCCTGATCCCGTCGCCGGCACGCCGCGACCGGGCCGAGAGCGGGGGCGGTCACACCTACTCGGAGGGAGCGCCATGGCGACGCCGGACCACGAATCCCGGGTGATGGGCGCCCTCTCCCGGCCCGGGTACCAGCCGAAGACCGTCAAGGCCCTCTCCCGGGAATTCGACATCCCCCCCGACGAGTACCCCGACTTCCGCAGGGCGGTGAAGCGGCTGGTCAAGGCGGGGAAGCTCGTCGTCGCACGGGACAAGACGCTGGAGAAGGCGACGGAGGCCGCGAAGAAGTCGTCGAGCGGGGCGATCGTCGGCACCTTCC carries:
- a CDS encoding FHA domain-containing protein, with protein sequence MQEGTLLGTMKPVGGGDPIPLKKKEVAIGRRPSSDIRLDFENVSGRHCVLSFINGTWHVRDLGSTNGTKINGQKLSRVQSIMPDDELAIASHLFHIDYEPAAPLVDSQQLLEEEEAIRSGEARKPTSLMELAGFTDDSRPRPPAAPRASKPRPEPGPPDGPGVQGPEAEPVGDDPPLAAPPAQDQDDDFFKLIEDEVRNKRG
- a CDS encoding 3'-5' exoribonuclease YhaM family protein gives rise to the protein MTRQYVKQLANGEAVDEVFLVAEKQLRSNRQGQLYLQLDLRDRSGLIGARLWNASEDQARLFDAGDYLKVKGKVQIFQGAAQLILSQIDPTPAEGIDPGEFLPQASRGVSEMTARLRQLLMGVSDPHLRALAECYLIDDDFLRRFTTAPAGVRVHHAYQGGLLEHVLTLMEMADRIAGLYQGLDRDLLLLGIFLHDSGKVYELDYDRAFGYTDEGQLVGHIVIGVELLSEKVRRTVDLTGEAFPVERLMRLKHMIVSHHGPPAFGSPKPPMTPEAIALHYLDNLDAKVHAFSRQIRDDPTIGSAWTSYDANLGHRLYKGAPTAEEGSEPGEWSA